Genomic DNA from Bacteroides zhangwenhongii:
AATAATCCGAAAAATCCGATAGCCGACCTTCAGCAACAACAACTCCTCTTACGGATGGAGTACGAATATGAGAAAGAGGAATTCAAACGGCAGACTGAAACGATGGGTATTGCCCGAAAAGTGAAACGCGGTCTTTGCTGGTATCCTGTCTCTCTCGGCCGAAGTTATTATAATTCTCTGAATCAATTTGTTGTAGATATTACAAGAAGCGAAAATAAAGAGATAGAACACTCTTTTGAATTCGGCCGTCCCGTTTCCTTTTTCCACCAGTCATTCGACGGAAAAGTGAAATATCTGAATTTCACCGCAACCGTCAGTTATGCAGACGAAGAACGAATGGTAGTCGTGCTCCCCGGAGCAGGGGCATTGATGGAACTACAAACCGACGGTGTGCTGGGCGTACAGCTTTACTTTGATGAGACTTCCTATCGCGCTATGTTTGAAGCACTGGAGGACGTGATCCGTGCCAAAGGCAATCGCCTTGCCGAACTGCGCGACACGTTGCTGGGAACGCTAAAGCCCGGATTTCGCGAATTATACCCCGTACGTTTTCCTTGGTTGAACAGTACGCAGGAGACGGCTGTCAATAAAGTGCTTTGCGCACGTGATGTTTCTATTGTGCACGGTCCTCCGGGAACGGGAAAGACAACAACACTTGTCGAAGCGATTTATGAGACACTGCACCGCGAACCACAAGTGATGGTGTGCGCTCAAAGTAATACTGCCGTCGACTGGATTTGCGAGAAACTTGTAGATCGGGGTGTTCCGGTGCTCCGCATTGGAAATCCTACCCGCGTAAATGACAAAATGTTATCCTTCACCTACGAACGCCGGTTTGAGAACCATCCGGCGTATCCGGAACTTTGGGGAATCCGCAAGTCCATCCGCGAAATGGGAGGACGAATGCGGCGGGGAAGTTATGAGGAACGGGAAGGGATACGCAGTCGTATGAGCCGTCTACGCGACCGTGCTACCGAGCTTGAGATTCAAATTAACGCCGACCTCTTCGACAGTGCCCGCGTGATTGCCTCGACCTTAGTCAGTAGCAACCATCGCCTGCTCAATGGCCGCCGTTTCCCGACTTTATTTATCGACGAAGCTGCGCAAGCACTCGAAGCTGCCTGCTGGATAGCCATCCGAAAAGCAGACCGGGTGGTTCTCGCCGGAGATCATTGCCAGCTTCCGCCTACCATAAAATGTATAGAAGCCGCTCGTGGAGGATTGGAATATACATTAATGGAGAAGGTGGTTCGGCAAAAACCGTCCTCTGTCTCGTTACTGAAAGTGCAATATAGAATGAACGAAGCTATCATGCAGTTCCCTTCCGACTGGTTTTATCAGGGAGAACTGGAGGCTGCTCCGGAGGTACGTTATCGGGGAATCCTTGATTTCGACAGCCCCATGAGTTGGATTGACACTTCTGAAATGGAATTTCACGAGGAATTTGTAGGCGAAAGTTTCGGACGCATCAACAAGCAGGAGGCTAATCTGCTCTTGGAGGAGCTGGAAGCCTATATCAACCGGATCGGAAAGGAACGAATTTTAGAGGAAAGGATTGATTTCGGACTGATTTCACCCTACAAAGCACAAGTGCAATATTTGAGAAGTAAAATTAAAGGAAGCAGTTTCTTGCGCCCTCTCCGAAGCCTCATCACAGTAAATACAGTGGACGGTTTTCAAGGACAGGAACGGGATGTCGTTTTTATCAGTCTCGTCCGCGCCAACGAGGAAGGGCAAATCGGATTTCTGAATGATTTAAGACGAATGAATGTAGCGATCACACGAGCACGCATGAAACTGGTGATTCTGGGAGAAGCCGCCACACTTACCAAACATCCTTTTTACAAAAGACTTATGGCATTCATAAAAAAGGAGGATTAAAACAAACAATATTTTTATATTTTCTTCTTACATTTCCTATATTGCTATCGAATGTTGCCACAAAGATAAACAAGAAGTTGTATTATATAGTCACAACATCTATATATTTAAAAAAGGAGAAAAGCCATCGGCTCTTCTCCTTTTGTATCAAACTTGTATAATCCTATCAAATCAATTGTTCTCCGGACGAAGTTTGCGTACAGTAACAGCAGTTTGCCACATTTCGCTTTCACGCAACTGGCGGAGTTCTTCGTTCAGTTTCTCACGATAATCCGGCTGTGAGTTACTGTCAATAGAAATTTGCGCTTCGTTGCCGGTCTTCACACTGTGATACAGTTTTTCAACTACCGGTTTGATAGCGTCGTGGAACGGGCCCATCCAGTCAAGAGCACCGCGTTGAGCAGTAGTAGAACAGTTTGCATACATCCAGTCCATACCGTTCTTTGCAAACAACGGCATTAACGACTGAGTCAGTTCCTCTACTGTTTCATTGAAGGCTTCGGAAGGTGAATGACCGTTTTCACGCAACACCTCATACTGTGCCAACAACAGACCTTGAATAGCACCCATCAACGAACCGCGTTCACCTGTCAGGTCGGAAGTTGCTTCACGTTGGAAAGTTGTTTCAAACAGATACCCTGAACCGATACCGATACCCAAAGCAATTGTTCTATCGTAAGCTTTACCCGTAGCGTCCTGATAGATAGCGTAAGAAGAGTTCAAACCACGACCTTCGAGGAACATGGTACGCAATGAAGTACCCGAACCTTTAGGAGCAACCATGATAACATCAATATCGGCAGGAGGAACCACCCCTGTACGATCGTGCCAAGTGATAGCAAAACCATGAGAGAAATAAAGAGCCTTTCCGGCAGTCAGGTAAGGTTTCATTGTCGGCCATACAGACATAACAGCCGCATCAGACAACAGACACATGATGATTGTACCTTTTTCGCAAGCTTCTTCGATTCCGAACAAAGTTTCACCCGGAACCCATCCGTCAGCTACTGCTTTATCATATGTTTTTCCCTGACGCTGACCAACGATCACGTTGAAACCGTTATCACGCAAATTCAATGCTTGTCCGGGACCCTGAACGCCGTAACCGATTACAGCGATTGTTTCATTTTTCAATACTTCACGAGCTTTCTCCAATGGAAATTCATCACGGATCACTACATTTTCAATAGTACCGCCAAAATTCAACTGTGCCATTTTTCTTTTTGTTTTTAGTTTTGATGGCTTACGCCATCCGTTATTAATTGATTTTATATTCTATTTTATTCAAATATCACTTTCGACCGGCAAACCACTTCGCTGCCGTTCTTCTTCACCTCTACGTGAAACTCATTTTCATTGGCTTCATCGCAGAAGAAAGTCAGTTCGTCTCCAAAATAACTTTCAGCCACATACGCCATCTCAAAACGACGAATGCGCTTGGTTTTATACAAATCGATCGGAAACAAGTCGAGTATGTGCTCGATGTAACGGATACTATTCACATGACCGTTAATATCAATATCACTGTATTTCGCAGTCAGCGTGGCCAACGGTTGTGTATTAGTCACTTTGATACGCGAAGGCTTCTCTATCGGACAAGGCTCATCGCATACATAGTCTACAATGCTTCCCCCGTGCAATGCCAACAGGTCAGCCGGTTTACGAGTATTCAAACTGATCATCGCCCACACGGAACGAGCGTAACCGATTTTCT
This window encodes:
- a CDS encoding AAA domain-containing protein, whose product is MNNNPKNPIADLQQQQLLLRMEYEYEKEEFKRQTETMGIARKVKRGLCWYPVSLGRSYYNSLNQFVVDITRSENKEIEHSFEFGRPVSFFHQSFDGKVKYLNFTATVSYADEERMVVVLPGAGALMELQTDGVLGVQLYFDETSYRAMFEALEDVIRAKGNRLAELRDTLLGTLKPGFRELYPVRFPWLNSTQETAVNKVLCARDVSIVHGPPGTGKTTTLVEAIYETLHREPQVMVCAQSNTAVDWICEKLVDRGVPVLRIGNPTRVNDKMLSFTYERRFENHPAYPELWGIRKSIREMGGRMRRGSYEEREGIRSRMSRLRDRATELEIQINADLFDSARVIASTLVSSNHRLLNGRRFPTLFIDEAAQALEAACWIAIRKADRVVLAGDHCQLPPTIKCIEAARGGLEYTLMEKVVRQKPSSVSLLKVQYRMNEAIMQFPSDWFYQGELEAAPEVRYRGILDFDSPMSWIDTSEMEFHEEFVGESFGRINKQEANLLLEELEAYINRIGKERILEERIDFGLISPYKAQVQYLRSKIKGSSFLRPLRSLITVNTVDGFQGQERDVVFISLVRANEEGQIGFLNDLRRMNVAITRARMKLVILGEAATLTKHPFYKRLMAFIKKED
- the ilvC gene encoding ketol-acid reductoisomerase — protein: MAQLNFGGTIENVVIRDEFPLEKAREVLKNETIAVIGYGVQGPGQALNLRDNGFNVIVGQRQGKTYDKAVADGWVPGETLFGIEEACEKGTIIMCLLSDAAVMSVWPTMKPYLTAGKALYFSHGFAITWHDRTGVVPPADIDVIMVAPKGSGTSLRTMFLEGRGLNSSYAIYQDATGKAYDRTIALGIGIGSGYLFETTFQREATSDLTGERGSLMGAIQGLLLAQYEVLRENGHSPSEAFNETVEELTQSLMPLFAKNGMDWMYANCSTTAQRGALDWMGPFHDAIKPVVEKLYHSVKTGNEAQISIDSNSQPDYREKLNEELRQLRESEMWQTAVTVRKLRPENN
- a CDS encoding acyl-[acyl-carrier-protein] thioesterase, encoding MSESNKIGTYKFVAEPFHVDFNGRLTMGVLGNHLLNCAGFHASDRGFGIASLNEDNYTWVLSRLAIELDEMPYQYEDFSVQTWVENVYRLFTDRNFAIMNKEGKKIGYARSVWAMISLNTRKPADLLALHGGSIVDYVCDEPCPIEKPSRIKVTNTQPLATLTAKYSDIDINGHVNSIRYIEHILDLFPIDLYKTKRIRRFEMAYVAESYFGDELTFFCDEANENEFHVEVKKNGSEVVCRSKVIFE